A single region of the Podospora pseudopauciseta strain CBS 411.78 chromosome 1, whole genome shotgun sequence genome encodes:
- a CDS encoding hypothetical protein (EggNog:ENOG503NUIE; COG:H; BUSCO:EOG09262DPL): MDSPAVTHLFRQLFRHHPACQSRRNLATLATALRNVRRQRLQAQELQQHYQHCRAPRQQQQQQQQQQQQHRNYVARGSGGESSKNPHNESNWQQRSEVFQEDMSKEFESYPLVTADELRSRKERPRRVKMLMRDFVEDSLYNPNYGYFSKQVVIFSPGEPFNFPSLHDEIDFQTILSKRYVEFEDALDAVSPTDTRQLWYTPTELFRPYYGEAIARYLIANYKLTTYPYHDLIIYEMGAGRGTLMLNILDYIRDVDPAVYARTQYKIIEISTQLATIQNNHLLKNSHARGHAQKVEIINQSIFDWKTKVPSPCFFLAFEVFDNFAHDVVRYDMATEAPLQGTVLIDGKGDYYEFYSRNLDPVTARFFRVRDVATDGRYKVPFPTSRLGKWLSQQRPLPGNLSEQEYIPTRLMQFFDVLGKYFPAHRLLTSDFHWLPGAIKGLNAPIVQTRYQRRPVPVSTPLVHQGYFDIMFPTDFQTSEAMYQAITGKLTRSLSHEEFMRRWAYLEETETKSGENPLLTWYKNATVMFTV, from the exons ATGGACTCGCCTGCAGTTACTCACTTATTTAGACAGCTATTTAGACATCACCCTGCCTGCCAATCGCGAAGGAACTTGGCGACCCTGGCCACAGCTCTGCGGAATGTGAGACGTCAGCGGCTTCAAGCTCAGGAGCTTCAACAACATTACCAACATTGCCGTGCGCcacggcaacaacaacaacaacaacaacaacaacaacaacaacaccgaaACTATGTGGCTCGCGGTAGTGGAGGAGAATCGTCAAAGAATCCACACAATGAAAGTAACTGGCAACAACGGAGCGAGGTGTTTCAGGAGGACATGTCCAAGGAGTTCGAGAGCTACCCTCTGGTCACTGCCGATGAGCTCCGAAGCAGAAAGGAACGGCCACGCCGGGTAAAGATGCTGATGCGGGACTTTGTTGAAG ACAGTCTGTACAACCCCAACTACGGTTACTTCTCCAAACAAGTTgtcatcttctcccccggCGAGCCCTTcaacttcccctccctccatgACGAAATCGATTTCCAAACTATTCTTTCGAAACGCTACGTCGAATTCGAAGACGCCCTCGACGCCGTCTCTCCAACCGATACACGCCAGCTGTGGTATACCCCTACCGAACTCTTCCGCCCTTACTATGGTGAAGCGATCGCCCGGTACCTGATCGCAAACTACAAACTCACCACCTATCCCTACCATGATTTGATCATTTACGAAATGGGTGCCGGTCGTGGTACCCTGATGCTCAACATCCTAGACTACATTCGCGATGTGGACCCGGCCGTCTATGCTCGCACTCAGTATAAAATCATTGAAATTTCCACCCAGCTCGCCACGATtcaaaacaaccacctcttGAAAAACAGCCACGCTCGTGGACACGCCCAAAAAGTCGAAATCATCAACCAGTCCATCTTTGACTGGAAGACCAAAGTGCCGTCGCCAtgtttcttcctcgcctttgAAGTGTTCGACAACTTTGCGCATGATGTTGTCCGGTATGACATGGCCACCGAAGCTCCCCTTCAAGGAACCGTCTTGATCGATGGGAAGGGAGACTACTACGAGTTCTACAGTCGCAACTTGGACCCAGTCACGGCCCGCTTCTTCCGCGTGAGGGATGTGGCTACGGACGGGAGGTACAAGGTGCCGTTCCCCACAAGCAGGTTGGGCAAGTGGCTGTCTCAGCAGAGGCCCTTGCCTGGGAACTTGAGCGAGCAGGAGTACATCCCGACGAGGTTGATGCAGTTTTTTGACGTGTTGGGGAAGTATTTCCCTGCGCATCGGCTGCTGACGAGTGATTTTCACTGGTTGCCGGGGGCGATCAAGGGGTTGAATGCGCCGATTGTGCAGACGAGGTATCAGAGGAGGCCGGTGCCGGTTTCGACGCCTTTG GTTCATCAAGGGTACTTTGACATCATGTTTCCTACTGACTTTCAGACGTCGGAAGCGATGTACCAGGCTATTACGGGCAAACTGACGCGGTCGTTGTCTCACGAGGAGTTCATGCGGAGGTGGGCGTATTTGGAGGAGACGGAGACGAAGAGCGGGGAGAATCCGCTGTTGACGTGGTATAAGAATGCTACTGTGATGTTTACTGTATAA
- the cys12 gene encoding Cysteine synthase 2 (EggNog:ENOG503NX2G; COG:E) — protein MSLSDHPKAYGTAALTVAFITGIFVTLGFKDLYPELENRYQQRLKRNRHARNSLARSSTVSSRRDSFLFSGPVSLEDRESTFTTIDRGLGIVDGIAGTIGNTPLVKIRSLSEATGCVILAKAEFLNGAGNSPKDRVALNMIEVAEQQGLLVPNRGDTIYEGTVGSTGISLAVLARAKGYKCHICMPSDVAIEKSELLHHLGATVERVTPAPITDPKHFVNLARQRAKEHTLRTDTESRGFFADQFESLANYTAHMKTTGPEIYEQTGGLIDAFVAGAGTGGTISGVTKYLKEEKKLTNLKVVLADPQGSGLYNKIRHGVMYSPTEKEGTRRRQQVDTMVEGIGINRITENFESARSLIDDAVRVTDIQALKMARWLVEHDGIFVGSSSAVNCVAAVMTALKMPKGSQVVTILCDSGSRHLSKFWKSVGELGLEVNGEDEERGGEGEGDIVEVLGLGKGRQ, from the coding sequence ATGTCTCTAAGCGACCACCCAAAAGCCTACGGCACCGCCGCCCTGACAGTAGCCTTCATAACTGGCATCTTCGTCACCCTCGGCTTCAAAGACCTCTACCCCGAACTCGAAAACCGCTACCAGCAACGTCTCAAACGCAACCGCCATGCCCGCAACTCGCTCGCccgctcctccaccgtctcctcccGACGAgactccttcctcttcagcgGCCCCGTCTCCCTCGAAGACCGGGAatccaccttcaccaccatcgaccGCGGCCTCGGCATAGTCGACGGCATAGCCGGCACGATAGGCAACACCCCCCTGGTCAAAATCCGCTCCCTCTCCGAAGCAACCGGGTGCgtcatcctcgccaaagcaGAGTTCCTCAACGGCGCGGGTAACTCCCCCAAGGACCGTGTAGCCTTAAACATGATCGAAGTCGCTGAGCAGCAAGGCCTTTTGGTCCCCAACAGAGGTGACACCATCTACGAAGGCACAGTAGGATCAACCGGTatctccctcgccgtcctGGCCAGGGCGAAAGGGTACAAATGCCATATCTGCATGCCCTCCGACGTGGCGATTGAGAAATCtgagctcctccaccacttGGGAGCTACGGTGGAACGTGTCACTCCTGCGCCCATCACGGACCCAAAACACTTTGTCAACCTCGCCCGCCAGAGAGCAAAAGAACACACGTTGCGGACTGACACGGAAAGCCGCGGGTTTTTTGCCGATCAGTTTGAGTCGTTGGCTAACTACACGGCCCACATGAAGACCACGGGCCCGGAAATCTACGAGCAGACGGGCGGGCTTATTGATGCgtttgttgctggtgctggaaCGGGGGGGACCATTTCGGGGGTGACgaagtatttaaaggaagagaagaagctgacGAACCTCAAGGTTGTGCTTGCGGATCCTCAAGGGAGTGGGCTGTACAATAAGATTAGACATGGGGTGATGTACTCGCCCacggagaaggaagggacgaggaggagacagCAGGTTGATAccatggtggaggggattgGGATTAACAGGATTACCGAAAACTTTGAGTCTGCCAGATCGCTCATCGACGACGCCGTAAGGGTGACGGATATCCAAGCTCTTAAAATGGcgaggtggttggtggagCATGATGGGATTTTTGTCGGGAGTTCGAGCGCGGTCAACTGTGTTGCGGCGGTGATGACGGCGCTGAAGATGCCGAAGGGGAGTCAGGTTGTGACTATTTTGTGTGATAGTGGGAGTAGGCATTTGAGCAAGTTTTGGAAGAGcgtgggggagttggggttggaggttaatggggaggatgaggaaagggggggtgagggggagggtgacattgttgaggttttggggttggggaaggggaggcagTAA